In one Paraburkholderia azotifigens genomic region, the following are encoded:
- a CDS encoding MarR family winged helix-turn-helix transcriptional regulator produces MSKPISHDDCNCFALRQAARYVTQIYERHLGEVGLTAAQFTIVAKLARKPGLTMLELADSMVMERTTLVRALKPLQRDGLVLSEPSEHDGRTYQFSLSKAGKETFEQAALAWRAAQEEFESKFGRSRAKALRAELFNLTSS; encoded by the coding sequence ATGAGCAAGCCCATTTCCCACGACGATTGCAACTGTTTCGCGCTGCGCCAGGCAGCGCGTTATGTGACGCAGATCTACGAGCGCCATCTGGGCGAAGTCGGCCTGACGGCGGCGCAGTTCACCATCGTCGCCAAGCTCGCGCGCAAGCCGGGCCTGACGATGCTGGAACTGGCGGACTCGATGGTGATGGAACGCACCACGCTCGTGCGCGCGCTCAAGCCGTTGCAGCGCGATGGTCTGGTGCTCAGCGAGCCTTCGGAGCACGACGGCCGCACGTATCAGTTCAGCCTGTCGAAAGCCGGCAAGGAAACCTTCGAGCAGGCCGCGCTCGCGTGGCGCGCCGCGCAGGAAGAATTCGAAAGCAAGTTCGGACGCAGCCGTGCGAAGGCATTGCGCGCCGAACTGTTCAACCTGACGTCTTCTTAA
- a CDS encoding transglutaminase family protein, with protein MKDAQTLLSVSHRTTYHYSTPVETAQHLATIRPLACAWQRVVAHTERIEPAPSYLHSRIDAFGNDVLYFALDAPHERLQMISETTVQLTPRWSDLDPDATPAWEEVADSLRFRAGGACHPQVEFCFASPNIALKPALRDYALRSFRPGKPIVAGAIDLMHRIHADFDYKPSATMFDTPAERAFDMKSGVCQDFAQVMIGCLRALGLPARYVSGYLRNDPPPGQPRLIGADASHAWVSVHCPQSGWIDLDPTNDVLADMDHVTLAIGRDYSDVSLLRGMILGGGAHRVDVAVSVLAHEQQ; from the coding sequence ATGAAAGACGCGCAGACGCTGCTGTCCGTGTCGCATCGCACGACCTATCACTATTCGACGCCCGTCGAAACCGCGCAGCATCTCGCGACCATCCGTCCCCTCGCGTGCGCGTGGCAGCGCGTGGTCGCGCATACGGAGCGCATCGAGCCGGCGCCTTCGTATTTGCATAGCCGCATCGATGCATTCGGCAACGATGTGCTGTATTTCGCGCTCGACGCACCGCACGAACGCTTGCAAATGATCAGTGAAACGACCGTGCAATTGACGCCGCGCTGGAGCGACCTCGATCCGGACGCGACGCCCGCATGGGAAGAAGTCGCGGATTCGCTGCGGTTTCGCGCGGGCGGCGCGTGTCATCCGCAGGTCGAGTTCTGTTTTGCGTCGCCGAATATCGCGCTCAAGCCTGCGTTGCGCGACTATGCGTTGCGCAGTTTTCGTCCGGGCAAGCCGATTGTCGCGGGCGCGATCGATCTGATGCACCGCATTCACGCGGATTTCGACTACAAGCCGTCCGCGACGATGTTCGATACACCTGCTGAACGCGCGTTCGATATGAAGAGCGGCGTGTGCCAGGACTTCGCGCAGGTGATGATCGGCTGCCTGCGCGCGCTCGGATTGCCTGCGCGATATGTCAGCGGTTATCTGCGCAACGATCCGCCGCCGGGCCAGCCGCGCCTGATCGGCGCGGACGCGTCGCATGCATGGGTCTCCGTGCATTGCCCGCAGAGCGGCTGGATCGATCTGGATCCGACCAACGACGTACTCGCCGATATGGATCACGTGACGCTCGCTATCGGCCGCGATTACAGCGACGTTTCGCTGCTGCGCGGCATGATTCTTGGCGGCGGCGCGCATCGCGTCGATGTTGCCGTCAGCGTGTTGGCGCATGAGCAACAATGA
- a CDS encoding circularly permuted type 2 ATP-grasp protein, with protein sequence MAFQSTFPFEAAAGHPDALALLRTLPMLDARDGHWDELRDVSGLLRERWRRFFELLGEEGVAGLEPGRASIAQQVRDNDITYNVYADKGEPRPWALDLLPFIIDEDEWAHIERGVKQRAKLLNAIVADVYGPQKLLLHSKLPPALVFGHPGYLRAIKGFVPQAGQFLPVVGVDLARAPDGAWTVVSHRTEVPSGLGYALENRMIVSNVFADAFREMRVSRLAPTFSTLIATLAEWARATMRDGNADSAPHIALLTPGPFAETYFEHAFLARYLGVTLVEGKDLTVRNDMLYLKTLTGLERVHVVLRRLDDAFCDPVELRADSTIGVPGLLQVMRAGNVIVSNVPGSGFLESPAMHGFLPGIAQTLLDEPLVLNGVSTWWCGEEAAREHAFANMDEAFLQPTWPARKPDGPPGIAQGVQRLDAWKSRIERAPDAFTIQQPLPYSCTPRYEDGTLGNRPGVLRAIAVADANGDWHVLPGGFTRLAAERQSSVSMQFGGSSVDTWVLSSQPNSTFTLLPSPLEPADLARKHRTVSSRAAENLFWSGRYGERAENNVRLLRLILGSLESNGADTMFATLAELALQFGLVQPGDIVAGQSLQAFERTLVANLHENTGAYSIGQNLASQARASGEIRGRLSNDHWRITLAARNDFRDALHELTPAAAVSSNASSRGKARYNRVSLMNALEHLATQLAAISGAQGDRMTRDEAWRLMFAGRHIERVWAMTSILRVVAMQRQLATPAAFDLLLQLFDSTLTYRSLYPGRLEVPALIDLLVIEPTNPRGLYGVYARLRSKLDDISRAAGGRRHRPFSDLLPSASMLPSLEQLCTTDGDGLYAELVSLCDRLAMNVTAAANEISARYFSHANTLAAQVSS encoded by the coding sequence TTGGCCTTTCAATCGACCTTTCCGTTCGAAGCGGCAGCAGGCCATCCGGACGCGCTCGCGTTGCTGCGCACGCTGCCCATGCTGGATGCGCGCGACGGCCACTGGGACGAACTGCGCGATGTGTCGGGCCTGCTGCGCGAGCGGTGGCGGCGCTTCTTCGAACTGCTCGGCGAGGAAGGTGTCGCGGGTCTGGAGCCGGGGCGCGCGTCGATCGCGCAGCAGGTGCGCGACAACGACATCACGTACAACGTCTACGCGGACAAGGGCGAGCCGCGTCCGTGGGCGCTCGACCTGCTGCCCTTCATCATCGACGAAGACGAATGGGCGCATATCGAGCGCGGGGTGAAGCAGCGCGCGAAGCTGCTCAACGCGATCGTCGCCGATGTGTATGGGCCGCAGAAACTGCTGCTGCACAGCAAGCTGCCGCCCGCACTGGTGTTCGGACATCCCGGTTATTTGCGCGCGATAAAAGGCTTCGTGCCGCAAGCCGGCCAGTTTCTGCCGGTGGTCGGCGTGGATCTGGCGCGCGCGCCGGATGGCGCCTGGACGGTCGTCTCACATCGCACGGAAGTGCCGTCGGGACTCGGTTACGCGCTCGAAAACCGCATGATCGTGTCGAACGTCTTCGCCGATGCGTTCCGCGAAATGCGCGTGAGCCGGCTCGCGCCCACGTTCTCCACACTGATCGCGACACTCGCCGAATGGGCGCGCGCGACGATGCGCGACGGCAACGCCGACAGCGCGCCGCATATCGCGCTGCTCACGCCGGGCCCGTTCGCGGAAACCTATTTCGAGCATGCGTTCCTCGCGCGCTATCTGGGCGTGACGCTCGTCGAAGGCAAAGACCTGACGGTGCGCAACGACATGCTGTATCTGAAGACGCTCACCGGTCTGGAGCGCGTGCACGTCGTGCTGCGGCGTCTCGACGATGCATTCTGCGACCCCGTCGAATTGCGCGCCGATTCGACGATCGGCGTGCCCGGTCTGTTGCAGGTGATGCGTGCAGGCAATGTGATCGTGTCGAACGTGCCCGGTTCGGGCTTTCTCGAATCGCCTGCCATGCATGGCTTTTTGCCGGGCATCGCCCAGACGTTGCTCGACGAACCGCTGGTGCTCAACGGCGTGTCGACCTGGTGGTGCGGCGAAGAAGCTGCGCGCGAGCACGCGTTCGCGAACATGGACGAAGCGTTTCTGCAACCGACGTGGCCGGCACGCAAGCCCGATGGGCCGCCCGGCATCGCGCAGGGCGTGCAGCGGCTCGATGCATGGAAGAGCCGCATCGAGCGCGCGCCCGATGCGTTCACGATCCAGCAGCCGCTGCCGTATTCGTGCACGCCGCGCTATGAAGACGGCACGCTCGGCAATCGTCCGGGCGTGCTGCGCGCGATCGCCGTCGCCGATGCGAACGGCGACTGGCATGTGCTGCCCGGCGGCTTCACGCGTCTCGCGGCGGAGCGGCAGTCGTCGGTGTCGATGCAGTTCGGCGGCAGCAGTGTCGATACGTGGGTGCTGTCGAGCCAGCCGAATTCGACTTTCACGCTCTTGCCGTCGCCGCTCGAACCCGCCGATCTCGCGCGCAAGCATCGCACGGTGTCGAGCCGTGCCGCGGAAAACCTGTTCTGGAGCGGACGTTACGGCGAGCGCGCGGAAAACAACGTGCGGCTGTTGCGGCTGATACTCGGCTCGCTGGAAAGCAACGGCGCGGACACGATGTTCGCAACGCTCGCCGAACTCGCGCTGCAATTCGGTCTCGTGCAACCGGGCGACATCGTCGCGGGACAATCGTTGCAGGCGTTCGAGCGCACGCTGGTTGCGAATCTGCACGAAAACACGGGCGCTTACAGCATTGGGCAAAACCTCGCGAGCCAGGCGCGCGCGAGCGGTGAGATACGCGGGCGGCTGTCGAACGATCACTGGCGCATCACGCTCGCGGCGCGCAACGACTTCCGCGACGCATTGCACGAACTGACGCCCGCTGCGGCTGTTTCGTCGAATGCGTCGTCGCGCGGCAAGGCGCGCTATAACCGCGTGTCGCTGATGAACGCGCTCGAACATCTCGCGACGCAGCTGGCTGCCATTAGCGGCGCGCAAGGCGACCGCATGACGCGCGACGAAGCATGGCGTTTGATGTTCGCGGGCCGCCATATCGAGCGCGTGTGGGCGATGACGTCGATCCTGCGCGTCGTCGCGATGCAGCGCCAGCTCGCGACGCCCGCCGCATTCGATCTGCTGCTGCAACTGTTCGACAGCACGCTCACGTATCGCTCGCTGTATCCGGGACGTCTCGAAGTACCCGCGCTGATCGATCTGCTCGTCATCGAGCCGACGAATCCGCGCGGACTGTACGGCGTCTATGCACGCTTGCGCTCGAAGCTCGACGACATTTCGCGGGCGGCGGGCGGCAGGCGGCATCGTCCGTTCAGCGATTTGTTGCCGTCCGCGAGCATGTTGCCGTCGCTCGAACAGCTGTGCACGACGGACGGCGACGGCCTGTACGCGGAGCTGGTTTCGCTATGCGACCGCCTGGCGATGAACGTGACGGCCGCCGCCAACGAAATCAGCGCGCGCTATTTCAGTCACGCGAATACGCTCGCGGCGCAGGTGTCGTCATGA
- a CDS encoding MarR family winged helix-turn-helix transcriptional regulator has product MHVESGTEQIQVSPEDDCFAIRQAARYVTQLYDRHLGQVGLKTTQFSIMIHLRYRKWMTMKELADSMVMERTTLVRAIQPLQRDGLVFTEASRSNRRVLTVMLTTAGEERLKAAREHWHAAQNEFEQRFGSQRAANLREELFDMTRR; this is encoded by the coding sequence ATGCACGTAGAGTCCGGAACGGAACAAATACAGGTGTCGCCGGAGGATGATTGTTTTGCGATCCGGCAGGCGGCCCGGTATGTGACCCAGCTTTATGACCGTCATCTCGGACAGGTCGGGCTGAAGACCACACAGTTTTCGATCATGATCCACCTGCGTTACCGCAAGTGGATGACGATGAAGGAACTCGCCGATTCGATGGTGATGGAACGGACCACGCTGGTGCGTGCGATCCAGCCGCTGCAGCGCGACGGTCTGGTCTTTACGGAAGCATCGCGCAGCAACCGCCGTGTGTTGACCGTGATGCTGACGACAGCGGGCGAAGAACGGTTGAAAGCAGCGCGCGAGCACTGGCATGCGGCGCAGAACGAATTCGAGCAGCGCTTCGGGTCGCAGCGTGCCGCGAATCTGCGCGAAGAACTGTTCGACATGACCAGGCGATAA